In Nocardia asteroides, the following proteins share a genomic window:
- a CDS encoding DUF4240 domain-containing protein: protein MTTLPTDSEAAQFWALIETAWDRAGSAARTALLTPGADLPREHTDRFIDALRSLSTDFTSAELTALDRVAERALYEIDRADIQEITDGSDDGFLYARGFIVAMGREHYEAVLADPAVAVPDAECEEMCYFFAHLHDRLYGGFPETGSGISRETASNPAGWS, encoded by the coding sequence AGCCGCCCAGTTCTGGGCCCTGATCGAAACCGCATGGGACCGGGCCGGTTCCGCGGCCCGCACCGCCCTGCTCACCCCGGGCGCCGATCTCCCGCGCGAACACACCGACCGTTTCATCGACGCCCTGCGCTCGCTGAGCACCGACTTCACCAGCGCCGAGCTGACCGCGCTGGACCGGGTCGCCGAGCGGGCGCTCTACGAGATCGATCGGGCCGATATCCAGGAGATCACCGACGGCTCCGACGACGGCTTCCTGTACGCGCGCGGCTTCATCGTCGCCATGGGGCGCGAGCACTACGAGGCCGTGCTGGCCGATCCGGCCGTCGCCGTGCCCGACGCCGAGTGCGAGGAGATGTGTTACTTCTTCGCCCACCTGCACGACCGCCTGTACGGCGGCTTCCCCGAGACGGGTTCGGGCATCTCGCGGGAGACGGCCTCGAACCCGGCCGGGTGGTCCTGA